The Gemmata palustris genome includes a region encoding these proteins:
- a CDS encoding DUF5684 domain-containing protein, with product MDDLLWYLVVWGAVTVPGVVLGWLRVFPKAGRPWWAALVPFYNIYVLVVGVARLSLLWYILVLIPVVQIIAAILVNVEVARRFGKSEAFGLGLALLGFIFYPLLGFGSDQYQEGTAEPVGPTW from the coding sequence GTGGACGACTTGCTGTGGTACTTGGTGGTGTGGGGGGCCGTCACCGTTCCGGGGGTGGTGCTCGGTTGGCTTCGGGTGTTCCCGAAGGCCGGGCGCCCCTGGTGGGCGGCCCTCGTCCCGTTCTACAACATCTACGTGCTGGTGGTGGGCGTCGCGCGCCTCAGCCTCCTCTGGTACATTCTCGTTCTCATCCCCGTTGTGCAGATCATTGCGGCCATCCTCGTGAACGTGGAGGTCGCGCGCCGGTTCGGCAAGAGCGAGGCGTTCGGCCTCGGGCTCGCACTTCTCGGGTTCATCTTCTACCCGCTCCTCGGGTTCGGCTCCGACCAATACCAGGAAGGCACCGCGGAACCCGTCGGCCCGACGTGGTAA
- a CDS encoding DUF1501 domain-containing protein, translating to MLDVVLNSQPHTVCTNASTHATASANRRDFLRVGALAGLSLPALLRAEAGAVAKKDGSLSKGARAKSVVLVYLGGGLSHHDSFDPKPEAPDDIRGKYATMGTVVPGLRVSDRLPLMAQVMNKIALVRSGAHNNDHHETATNWVLSGRFGTPFGDYPAVGAVVAHETGFTGTLPPYVAVPQNPSFTWELGKSAFLGGRYESFKAGDPSRVNYKVQDLTAADVDAKKAARRDTLLQAVDGLAKRVEGNDQIATYDEFHARARAMVLSSEARTAFAIDRESDRVRDRYGRNTAGQSMLLARRLVESGVRFVTVNYGGWDHHGKIFEGLDKKLPEFDRAVSALVEDMHARGTFENTLLVVMGEFGRTPKLNKDGGRDHWGQAASLLFAGAGVKPGLVLGKTDKHGAYTTQRPVSPADVAYTVLDSLGIDPRKQLVTPDGRPIEILDQGETVKELFE from the coding sequence ATGCTCGACGTTGTGCTGAACAGCCAGCCGCACACCGTATGTACTAATGCCTCAACGCACGCGACCGCTTCTGCCAATCGGCGCGACTTCCTCCGGGTCGGGGCGCTCGCGGGTCTGTCGCTCCCGGCGCTGCTCCGGGCCGAAGCCGGCGCTGTGGCGAAGAAGGACGGGTCGCTGTCCAAGGGGGCGCGGGCCAAGTCGGTCGTGCTCGTCTACCTCGGCGGCGGGCTGTCGCACCACGACAGCTTCGACCCGAAGCCCGAAGCGCCCGACGACATCCGCGGTAAGTACGCCACGATGGGAACTGTGGTACCGGGCCTGCGCGTCAGCGATCGCCTGCCGCTGATGGCGCAGGTGATGAACAAGATCGCCCTCGTCCGGTCCGGGGCGCACAACAACGACCACCACGAGACCGCCACCAACTGGGTACTGTCCGGGCGGTTCGGCACGCCGTTCGGCGATTACCCCGCGGTCGGCGCGGTGGTCGCTCACGAAACCGGCTTCACCGGCACGCTGCCGCCCTACGTCGCGGTCCCGCAGAACCCGTCGTTCACCTGGGAGTTGGGGAAGAGCGCGTTCCTCGGCGGGCGGTACGAGTCGTTCAAGGCCGGCGACCCGAGCCGGGTGAATTACAAGGTGCAAGACCTGACGGCCGCCGACGTGGACGCGAAGAAGGCCGCGCGCCGCGACACCCTCTTACAAGCCGTGGACGGACTCGCGAAGCGCGTCGAGGGGAACGATCAGATCGCGACTTATGACGAGTTCCACGCCCGTGCCCGGGCGATGGTGCTTTCGAGCGAGGCCCGGACTGCGTTCGCCATCGACCGCGAATCCGATCGCGTGCGCGACCGCTACGGCCGCAACACGGCCGGTCAATCGATGCTGCTCGCGCGGCGGTTGGTTGAGAGCGGCGTGCGCTTCGTTACGGTCAACTACGGCGGGTGGGACCACCACGGCAAAATCTTCGAGGGTTTGGACAAGAAACTGCCGGAGTTCGACCGCGCGGTCTCGGCGCTCGTGGAAGACATGCACGCACGCGGTACGTTCGAGAACACGTTACTCGTCGTGATGGGCGAGTTCGGGCGGACGCCGAAGCTGAACAAGGACGGGGGTCGCGACCACTGGGGGCAGGCCGCATCACTCCTGTTCGCGGGCGCCGGGGTGAAGCCGGGTCTCGTGCTGGGCAAGACCGACAAGCACGGCGCGTACACGACGCAGCGCCCGGTGTCGCCCGCGGACGTCGCGTACACCGTCCTCGATTCGCTCGGGATCGATCCGCGTAAGCAACTGGTCACCCCGGACGGGCGCCCCATCGAGATTCTCGACCAGGGTGAAACCGTGAAAGAACTGTTCGAGTGA
- a CDS encoding DUF5684 domain-containing protein, producing MPTLTARNLREIAISFFNHCERRTPPLVSPPIASKTVYFTGSTHGDSRVNILNANGLGSLFAQQNNDAAGAGILAGLMIYLVIVFALAIISIVGMWKVFEKAGQPGWAAIVPFYNLYILTVEVAKKEILWFILLVIGFVVCGPLALIALFVVNIEVAKKFGKDALFGIGLTLLGFIFYPILGFGSAQYASGKKRRSRDDVDEDDNW from the coding sequence ATGCCGACCCTGACGGCGAGGAATTTGAGAGAGATTGCAATTTCGTTCTTCAACCATTGCGAGCGCCGCACCCCGCCGCTAGTATCTCCTCCCATAGCCTCAAAAACCGTTTACTTCACCGGTTCAACCCACGGGGACTCGCGCGTGAACATTCTCAACGCAAACGGGCTCGGCAGCCTGTTTGCCCAGCAAAACAACGACGCCGCTGGTGCCGGCATTCTTGCCGGCCTCATGATTTATTTGGTAATCGTCTTCGCCCTCGCCATCATTTCGATCGTCGGAATGTGGAAAGTGTTCGAGAAGGCGGGGCAGCCGGGTTGGGCTGCGATCGTACCGTTCTACAACCTGTACATTTTAACGGTTGAAGTCGCTAAGAAAGAGATCCTTTGGTTCATCCTTTTGGTTATTGGGTTTGTCGTCTGTGGACCGCTGGCGCTCATCGCGCTGTTTGTTGTCAATATTGAGGTGGCGAAGAAATTCGGAAAGGACGCCTTGTTCGGCATCGGCCTGACCCTGCTCGGGTTTATTTTCTACCCGATCCTCGGGTTCGGTTCGGCGCAGTACGCGAGCGGCAAGAAGAGGCGTTCCCGTGACGACGTGGACGAAGACGATAACTGGTAA
- a CDS encoding formylglycine-generating enzyme family protein, whose amino-acid sequence MSEPAEEKREVTRRVPRRADLSRVLDDVLGAAPASSARKALTNSVGMAFVLIPAGKFFMGSPPSEVGHRTNEGPVHEVVIGNSFYLGVHPVTQAVYRAVTGQNPSRFTAAEGGGPDHPVESVSWADAVAFCARLNARPEEQAAGRGYRLPTEAEWEFAARSGTAAPFAFGDTFAAPHGNFDTVYPYGEGEPGTGLGRTTPVTRYPATAWGLHDAHGNVWEWCADWYGEAYYATLPLRDPPGPPEGRFRVLRGGSWRNHATACRAAYRNALAPHQRDSATGFRVCCVLNT is encoded by the coding sequence ATGTCGGAACCGGCTGAAGAAAAACGTGAAGTCACCCGACGGGTTCCGCGCCGCGCCGACCTCAGTCGCGTGCTCGACGACGTGCTCGGCGCCGCGCCCGCCAGTTCCGCGCGCAAAGCGCTCACCAATTCCGTTGGTATGGCGTTTGTACTGATCCCGGCCGGCAAATTTTTCATGGGTTCGCCGCCGAGCGAAGTCGGGCACCGCACGAACGAGGGGCCGGTTCACGAGGTGGTGATCGGGAACTCGTTCTACCTCGGCGTCCACCCCGTTACACAGGCCGTGTACCGCGCGGTGACCGGCCAGAACCCGTCACGGTTCACCGCGGCCGAGGGGGGCGGGCCGGATCACCCGGTCGAATCGGTTTCGTGGGCCGACGCCGTGGCGTTCTGCGCGCGGTTGAACGCGCGGCCCGAGGAGCAGGCCGCGGGGCGGGGCTACCGTTTGCCGACGGAAGCGGAGTGGGAGTTTGCCGCCCGCTCGGGCACCGCGGCCCCGTTCGCGTTCGGGGACACCTTCGCCGCGCCACACGGGAACTTCGACACGGTGTATCCTTATGGAGAGGGCGAACCGGGCACGGGCCTCGGGCGCACGACCCCGGTCACCCGTTACCCGGCGACCGCGTGGGGGCTGCACGACGCCCACGGGAACGTGTGGGAATGGTGCGCCGACTGGTACGGCGAGGCGTACTATGCCACCTTACCCCTCCGCGACCCGCCGGGGCCGCCCGAGGGCCGGTTCCGGGTGCTCCGCGGGGGGAGCTGGCGCAACCACGCCACCGCGTGCCGGGCCGCGTACCGGAACGCCCTCGCCCCCCACCAGCGCGATTCGGCCACCGGGTTCCGGGTCTGCTGCGTGTTGAACACCTGA
- a CDS encoding vWA domain-containing protein produces MSTPTPAPPWRGSSAPALTPSGPAWRAPTARIPYRPRWRKLALVAGLGLLALAVVTWVVFWIRPPAPARLVVLSANYDRTLAAPPNPYGKADARELAALARPGSWFGTRARFAGGSATSLTRAGLPDLSAVKEKCVVVFITAHGGRDRDGPFLFPEDATSEPGERVRFKTLLEQLARLPADKQKMLVIDAAREPAFTDLGLVHNDFAGGVAELDADIAAIPNLAVWLSSGLDERSWASPEWGTSSFSHFAMNGLNGGADADGNKRVTAGELVAFVTSRVSDWARDHRGARQIPVLLPKAEGEQRVRDMHLVSVDGPPAPLSAPEPFEPPPELEQQWQEYRALAQATPPPTAYSPHLWRQYEAWVLRYEQHVLAGDTEGAASARENAAELRRKIESARTLDISPQTLAIQSAVGGQRWKPWTPEVQKLFLTGIGRVAGKQPADRAKEWAAVRDEAGDIEANRLLWCRALVEWTAEEPLPRLPVARDLVPLVSDGLAIRPAELNFLSGLARHLPAASKAEVIGQLLKSVLHQRLKAEEAAAMLTSDRNEKQSIYPYAEFFYPWIAPQLARVDAKRREAEDLCFATDEASWKRASNSANEDYSFDSLTGWGSGPRDALVAWHCGAHLAVAEAEWVARWSTDSVGSRFAAQRAVWEQLHVTANLPTQPIGHARNALEGVIKAGRELTDARAPGRIHLAIETDALLKTKPEFDANSTPRADAVKWWNTAEAVLTAPPLLGANPSNRVALAREFRRVSRQLLITGETRPEALPEIPAAKARETAFETANRRGQLLLERFGGANLICTLCEVRPGEDYHALHERLVRFAFQADGRQSLAFFNSRCGELFDAVTARATKPDDVLAADRWVRIAPARAAVPDTPIDRVRRERVRGYLGYQAGRTFADHWYGEGDTRYYSLAVQRLTDDANAITAAFAPTDDPFKQYRVETPFPVAPKLPARIAITDEPNPTVHVPFAPHPTTGIDGFPVFWTDASTRTAVSTTPGATALTRSLTRPPRPQPLTPKAQTEALRVTGFFRGRTLDASCPVDFFAVPDRAAVSAPLPQTVGLAVRADTRALKRYGFGTGAVAIVLDCSGSMGRDPKDPTSVANYPTAVEALTKLLKELPPGTTINVWTFGQKTPGAKTPEDTIREVLPPTDLPIDFDAVVEDVLKQVRGLEPWHESPITRAVVRAKDRIKDAKVPFKAVVLISDAVDTRAATDPDYGEKKRTVSDVLRAEFPPSEVALGVAAFAVDKEEQPAQAEFKSAESFTPAGKFVSVKDIDVLIAWVRTGLNPRVRFALRAVGSDAPVTSLMAGTSEHDNWHAGKLAPGTYTLSVFGNTEFSDDIQLSPGDRLLLDLTENRGALSTKRHWFADTVPAIVKAGAPADSWRLALLQNGAKAGKLDLFTSIDVNPFVEHRTSVARIGDVWFEVTPSVPKPEPIAIRWRAESGFPAPAWSLHSPGWPNFPGTQAFASPKLSAWWAPTQFSAAGEVFKAPDSGLIDLRGRTVTVNGAAVTLDSITIEEHGVEVAPGERQKRTCLVVRLTHPEGNPIFARPRGITPAGREIRLYEGANKLTCLFWWPGLTEADAKTKVTGLEFVVLNDALRAAEKDGRHLTLTAPAPTDTSARPEPPTK; encoded by the coding sequence ATGAGCACGCCAACACCCGCACCGCCGTGGCGCGGGTCGTCTGCCCCCGCACTCACCCCGTCCGGCCCGGCCTGGCGGGCGCCGACCGCTCGTATCCCGTACCGCCCGCGCTGGCGGAAGCTCGCGCTCGTTGCGGGTCTGGGGTTGCTCGCGCTCGCGGTGGTGACGTGGGTGGTGTTCTGGATTCGCCCGCCGGCCCCGGCGCGCCTCGTCGTTCTCTCGGCCAACTACGATCGCACACTCGCCGCGCCACCCAACCCCTACGGCAAGGCGGACGCGCGGGAACTCGCGGCCCTCGCGCGGCCGGGGAGTTGGTTCGGAACGCGCGCGCGGTTCGCGGGCGGGTCCGCGACGTCACTCACCCGGGCCGGCCTCCCGGACCTGTCCGCGGTAAAAGAAAAGTGCGTCGTGGTGTTTATCACCGCTCACGGCGGGCGCGACCGCGACGGCCCATTTCTCTTCCCCGAAGACGCGACCAGTGAACCGGGCGAGCGCGTGCGGTTCAAAACGCTCCTCGAACAACTCGCGCGGCTCCCCGCCGACAAGCAGAAGATGCTCGTCATCGACGCGGCGCGCGAGCCCGCGTTCACCGATCTGGGGCTGGTTCACAACGATTTCGCGGGCGGCGTCGCGGAACTGGACGCCGACATCGCGGCGATCCCGAACCTCGCGGTGTGGCTTAGTAGCGGACTCGACGAGCGCTCGTGGGCCTCACCCGAGTGGGGAACGTCCTCCTTCTCGCACTTCGCCATGAACGGGCTGAACGGCGGGGCCGATGCCGACGGCAACAAGCGCGTGACCGCGGGCGAGCTGGTCGCGTTCGTCACGTCTCGCGTTTCGGACTGGGCACGCGACCACCGCGGCGCCCGCCAGATCCCGGTGCTGCTGCCGAAAGCCGAAGGCGAGCAGCGCGTGCGCGACATGCACCTCGTTTCGGTGGACGGCCCACCCGCGCCCCTTTCCGCGCCGGAACCGTTCGAGCCGCCGCCCGAACTGGAACAGCAGTGGCAGGAGTACCGTGCGCTCGCGCAGGCGACTCCGCCGCCCACCGCGTACTCGCCACACTTGTGGCGCCAGTACGAAGCCTGGGTGCTCCGGTACGAACAGCACGTTCTCGCGGGCGACACCGAAGGCGCAGCAAGCGCGAGAGAGAACGCTGCTGAGCTGCGCCGGAAGATCGAATCTGCGCGCACGCTCGATATTTCGCCACAAACGCTCGCGATCCAGTCCGCAGTGGGCGGGCAGCGGTGGAAGCCCTGGACGCCCGAAGTGCAGAAACTATTCCTCACGGGGATCGGGCGCGTTGCGGGGAAGCAACCCGCCGACCGCGCGAAAGAATGGGCGGCCGTGCGCGACGAGGCCGGCGACATCGAAGCGAACCGGTTGCTCTGGTGCCGGGCACTCGTGGAGTGGACCGCTGAAGAACCGCTCCCGCGCCTCCCCGTCGCGCGCGACCTCGTGCCGCTCGTGAGTGACGGGCTCGCCATTCGGCCCGCTGAGTTGAATTTTCTCTCAGGGCTCGCACGACACCTCCCGGCTGCATCAAAAGCCGAAGTGATCGGCCAGCTACTAAAGAGCGTGCTTCACCAGCGCTTGAAGGCCGAAGAAGCTGCAGCGATGCTCACCTCCGATCGCAACGAAAAACAGTCTATTTATCCCTACGCGGAGTTCTTCTACCCGTGGATCGCCCCTCAACTCGCGCGAGTTGATGCGAAGCGACGCGAAGCCGAAGATCTGTGTTTCGCGACCGACGAAGCGAGCTGGAAACGCGCCTCCAATTCGGCGAATGAGGATTACTCGTTCGACTCACTGACGGGTTGGGGAAGCGGCCCGCGTGACGCACTCGTGGCGTGGCACTGCGGCGCGCACCTCGCCGTGGCCGAAGCCGAGTGGGTCGCCCGCTGGTCAACGGATTCTGTCGGGAGTCGGTTCGCCGCCCAGCGCGCCGTGTGGGAGCAGCTCCACGTAACAGCAAACCTGCCCACACAACCAATCGGTCACGCGCGGAATGCCCTGGAAGGGGTTATCAAGGCGGGTCGGGAACTGACAGACGCGCGAGCCCCCGGTCGGATTCATCTCGCGATCGAAACTGATGCACTGCTGAAAACGAAACCGGAGTTTGATGCCAATTCGACCCCGCGTGCGGACGCCGTGAAGTGGTGGAACACGGCCGAAGCGGTACTCACGGCTCCTCCCCTTCTGGGTGCCAACCCGAGCAACCGCGTTGCCCTGGCACGCGAATTCCGGCGCGTGTCGCGGCAGTTGCTCATTACGGGCGAAACCCGGCCCGAGGCGCTCCCCGAAATTCCCGCTGCCAAAGCGCGAGAGACCGCGTTCGAGACCGCCAACCGCCGCGGGCAACTGTTGCTCGAACGGTTCGGCGGCGCGAACCTGATCTGCACGCTGTGCGAAGTTCGACCGGGCGAGGACTACCACGCCCTACACGAGCGGCTCGTGCGGTTCGCGTTCCAGGCCGACGGACGGCAATCGCTCGCGTTCTTCAACTCGCGCTGTGGTGAACTATTCGACGCCGTGACCGCACGCGCCACGAAGCCCGATGACGTGCTCGCGGCCGACCGGTGGGTTCGCATCGCGCCGGCCCGCGCTGCGGTGCCCGACACGCCCATCGACCGGGTGCGGCGCGAGCGCGTGCGCGGGTACCTCGGGTATCAGGCGGGCCGAACCTTTGCCGATCACTGGTACGGCGAGGGCGACACGCGGTACTATTCGCTCGCCGTCCAGCGCCTCACGGACGATGCCAACGCGATCACGGCGGCATTCGCCCCGACCGACGATCCCTTCAAACAGTACCGCGTGGAAACACCGTTCCCGGTGGCGCCGAAGTTACCCGCTCGCATCGCAATTACGGACGAACCCAACCCGACCGTACACGTGCCATTCGCCCCGCACCCGACCACGGGAATTGATGGCTTTCCCGTCTTTTGGACCGATGCTTCTACACGCACTGCGGTGAGCACCACCCCGGGTGCTACCGCGCTGACACGAAGCCTCACGCGGCCGCCGCGGCCGCAACCACTCACGCCGAAGGCCCAGACCGAAGCACTCCGAGTGACCGGCTTCTTCCGCGGGCGCACGCTGGACGCATCGTGCCCGGTGGACTTCTTCGCGGTACCGGATCGCGCCGCGGTGAGCGCGCCGCTGCCGCAAACGGTGGGGCTCGCGGTGCGCGCGGATACTCGGGCGCTGAAGCGCTACGGCTTCGGTACGGGTGCCGTGGCGATCGTGCTCGACTGCTCCGGCAGCATGGGACGCGACCCGAAAGACCCGACGAGCGTTGCCAACTACCCGACCGCGGTAGAGGCGCTCACAAAGTTGCTCAAAGAGCTTCCGCCCGGCACGACCATCAACGTGTGGACGTTCGGCCAGAAGACGCCCGGCGCGAAGACACCCGAAGACACGATCCGCGAAGTGCTGCCACCGACGGACTTGCCGATCGATTTCGACGCGGTCGTCGAGGACGTGCTGAAACAGGTGCGCGGACTCGAGCCGTGGCACGAATCGCCCATCACGCGCGCTGTTGTTCGCGCGAAGGACCGCATCAAGGACGCGAAGGTGCCGTTCAAGGCGGTCGTGCTGATTTCGGACGCGGTCGATACCCGGGCCGCGACCGATCCCGATTACGGCGAGAAGAAGCGCACGGTGAGCGACGTGCTGCGGGCCGAATTCCCGCCTTCCGAGGTGGCGCTCGGTGTGGCCGCGTTCGCTGTGGACAAAGAGGAGCAACCCGCCCAGGCCGAATTCAAAAGTGCAGAGTCTTTCACACCGGCCGGCAAGTTCGTGAGCGTGAAAGACATCGATGTGTTGATCGCGTGGGTGCGCACGGGGTTGAACCCGCGCGTGCGGTTCGCGCTGCGCGCGGTCGGATCGGACGCACCCGTTACGAGCCTGATGGCGGGAACGAGCGAGCACGACAACTGGCACGCGGGGAAACTCGCGCCCGGTACTTATACGCTCAGCGTGTTCGGCAACACCGAGTTCAGCGACGACATCCAACTGTCACCGGGCGACCGGCTCTTACTCGACCTGACCGAAAATCGCGGCGCACTGAGCACCAAGCGCCACTGGTTCGCGGACACCGTGCCCGCCATCGTGAAGGCCGGCGCCCCGGCCGATTCCTGGCGCCTCGCGCTCCTTCAAAACGGGGCGAAGGCCGGGAAACTGGACCTGTTTACCTCAATCGACGTGAACCCGTTCGTGGAGCATCGCACGTCCGTCGCGCGAATCGGCGACGTGTGGTTCGAGGTCACGCCGTCGGTTCCGAAACCGGAGCCGATCGCAATTCGGTGGCGCGCGGAAAGTGGGTTCCCGGCCCCCGCGTGGTCGCTCCATTCACCCGGCTGGCCGAACTTCCCCGGCACTCAAGCGTTCGCCTCCCCCAAACTCAGTGCGTGGTGGGCGCCGACGCAATTCTCGGCTGCGGGCGAAGTGTTCAAAGCTCCCGATAGTGGCCTCATCGATTTGAGGGGCCGCACGGTTACCGTGAACGGGGCCGCGGTCACACTCGATTCGATCACGATCGAAGAACACGGCGTGGAAGTGGCCCCCGGTGAGCGACAGAAACGGACGTGCCTCGTCGTCCGCCTCACGCACCCGGAAGGTAACCCGATCTTCGCGCGACCGCGCGGCATCACGCCCGCCGGTCGCGAGATCCGACTTTATGAGGGTGCGAACAAGCTGACGTGCCTCTTCTGGTGGCCCGGCCTCACCGAAGCGGATGCGAAAACGAAGGTGACGGGGTTGGAGTTCGTGGTGTTGAATGACGCACTCCGCGCCGCAGAGAAAGACGGCCGGCACCTGACACTGACCGCACCCGCACCAACGGACACCTCGGCGCGCCCGGAACCGCCGACGAAGTGA
- a CDS encoding MinD/ParA family ATP-binding protein, producing the protein MRQIVSIHSYRGGTGKSNLTANLATAVALTGKRVGVVDTDIQSPGIHVLFNLDDKQITRAVNDYLYDQCAIQDAAYHVSPPEVTRAGGHLYLVPASMKSADIARVLKEGYDVEKLNAGFDQLLEALDLDFLFIDTHPGMNEETLLSIAISDCLVLLLRPDRQDYLGTAITIEVARKLGVPNLLLAVNKVLASMDQAALRKDVERSFAAEIGAVLLLSEDMLRLGSTGIFSLKFPDHQFTRAVAELATKLVRN; encoded by the coding sequence ATGCGACAGATCGTGTCCATTCATTCGTACCGCGGCGGAACGGGTAAATCGAACCTGACCGCGAACCTCGCGACCGCCGTCGCCCTCACCGGGAAGCGGGTCGGTGTGGTAGACACGGACATCCAGTCGCCCGGTATCCACGTGCTGTTCAACCTGGACGACAAGCAGATCACCCGCGCGGTCAACGACTACCTCTACGACCAGTGCGCGATCCAGGACGCCGCGTACCACGTCTCGCCGCCCGAGGTCACCCGGGCCGGCGGGCACCTGTACCTCGTTCCGGCCAGCATGAAGTCGGCGGACATCGCCCGCGTGCTGAAAGAGGGCTACGACGTCGAGAAGCTGAACGCGGGGTTCGACCAGCTCCTCGAAGCGCTGGACCTCGACTTCCTCTTCATCGACACGCACCCGGGGATGAACGAGGAGACGCTGCTCTCCATTGCGATTTCCGACTGCTTGGTGCTCCTCCTCCGCCCCGACCGGCAGGACTACCTCGGCACCGCGATCACGATCGAGGTCGCGCGGAAGCTCGGCGTGCCGAACCTGCTGCTCGCGGTGAACAAGGTGCTGGCGAGCATGGACCAGGCCGCGCTCCGAAAGGACGTGGAGCGGTCGTTCGCGGCGGAAATCGGCGCGGTCCTGTTGCTCTCGGAAGACATGCTCCGGCTCGGCAGCACCGGCATCTTCTCGCTCAAGTTCCCGGACCACCAGTTCACCCGGGCCGTGGCGGAGCTGGCGACAAAGCTCGTGCGCAACTGA
- a CDS encoding response regulator has translation MPRLLLVEDEQVNRELFRRRLERKGYTVLTAEDGASAIALTGNEAPDLVLMDLGLPDVDGWEVTKRLKTDPVTAAIPIIVLSAHATSDAKERAFAAGCQDFETKPVNWDGLFRKIEEWLAKAQDGATRAAAEAAARARELASGSGEVPALRAIRALPPDTSPAETLIFSPKPAGVAPLPTGKYPVSKRVKDDEKEICEVRPKHILVVEDNDANRVMLCRRLNKHGYATTEAANGREALDAVHKHTFDLVLCDIMMPEVDGYEVLRELKADPELAALPVIMISALDEMAGVVRCIEMGAEDYLQKPYDPVMLHARINACLDKRRLRDQELAYLRAVTTLTRAAELVEQGQFNSELLAPVAGRDDALGTLARVFDRMAREVQARMKQLQSDMQQMTKVEIDHREVVHEVARVTTSDAFEKARRYADEARARRHAPNPMTETMLLPKKPKA, from the coding sequence ATGCCGCGCCTCCTGCTAGTTGAAGACGAACAGGTGAACCGCGAACTGTTTCGGCGGCGCCTGGAACGGAAGGGGTACACCGTTCTCACCGCGGAGGACGGGGCGAGCGCAATTGCGCTCACCGGGAACGAGGCGCCGGACCTGGTGCTGATGGACCTCGGTCTGCCCGACGTCGACGGCTGGGAGGTGACGAAGCGCCTCAAAACGGACCCGGTCACCGCCGCGATCCCGATCATTGTGCTGTCCGCGCACGCGACCTCCGACGCGAAAGAGCGCGCGTTCGCCGCCGGGTGCCAGGACTTTGAGACGAAGCCGGTCAACTGGGACGGGCTGTTCCGCAAGATCGAAGAGTGGCTCGCGAAGGCACAAGACGGAGCCACCCGAGCGGCGGCCGAAGCCGCGGCCCGGGCGCGCGAGCTGGCTTCGGGCTCGGGCGAAGTGCCCGCGCTGCGAGCGATACGCGCCCTCCCGCCCGATACGTCGCCGGCGGAAACGCTCATATTTAGCCCGAAGCCGGCCGGAGTCGCCCCGCTCCCGACCGGGAAGTATCCCGTTTCCAAGCGGGTGAAAGACGACGAAAAGGAGATCTGCGAGGTCCGACCGAAGCACATTTTGGTGGTCGAGGACAATGACGCGAACCGCGTGATGCTGTGCCGGCGCTTGAACAAGCACGGGTACGCGACCACCGAAGCCGCGAACGGCCGGGAAGCGCTCGACGCGGTCCACAAGCACACGTTCGACCTCGTGCTGTGCGACATCATGATGCCCGAAGTGGACGGGTACGAGGTTCTGCGCGAACTCAAGGCCGACCCGGAACTGGCCGCACTGCCGGTCATCATGATCTCGGCCCTCGATGAGATGGCCGGCGTCGTCCGGTGCATCGAGATGGGGGCCGAAGATTACCTGCAGAAGCCCTACGACCCGGTCATGTTGCACGCGCGCATTAATGCGTGCCTGGACAAGCGCCGACTGCGCGATCAAGAACTGGCGTACCTGCGTGCGGTGACCACGCTCACGCGCGCCGCGGAACTCGTGGAGCAGGGGCAGTTCAACTCGGAGTTGCTGGCGCCGGTCGCGGGCCGCGACGACGCGCTCGGCACGCTGGCCCGCGTGTTCGACCGCATGGCCCGCGAAGTGCAAGCCCGCATGAAGCAGTTGCAGAGCGACATGCAGCAGATGACGAAGGTGGAAATCGATCACCGCGAGGTGGTTCACGAGGTCGCGCGGGTCACGACGTCGGATGCCTTCGAGAAGGCCCGCAGGTACGCGGACGAGGCCCGCGCCCGGCGGCACGCGCCCAACCCGATGACCGAAACGATGTTGCTGCCGAAGAAACCGAAGGCGTAG